A section of the Eriocheir sinensis breed Jianghai 21 chromosome 40, ASM2467909v1, whole genome shotgun sequence genome encodes:
- the LOC127009361 gene encoding titin-like isoform X10, whose product MNLFVVGTILIWVGLGPIVDSTGGVAGLPGLPEDNPRCAALVEAAKAEYRRLYEAGLKDAPNLMDLILTSLGIASNDTFKTTERKVFNNTDETGHETGKKTVVEKTTETDVVPNGTVSKTSETTVDIDEDGKQSGEKSVTERETMTGQTPNNGTIAQTVDVKKVMDEAGNEIKEEVVVKKELIVQPPTNTTDANLIVPKVGADDKGNNETELKLGGSGKSDGLLKVERTEEIKEIMPGNITNEVLVKQKEEQLSPQESTKVTSVERKNVTEKDDGLQKVERTEEIKEIMPGNITNEVLVKQKEEQLSPQESTIVTSVERKNVTEKDDGLQKVERTEEIKEIMPGNITNEVLVKQKDEQLSPQESTKVTSVERKNVTEKGDGKDVEKETVIQKEVEKNVCDSDIKEVRNEKHLNETIEDLKHQVDDVKNKIKEEKAKAEETNATRSLFEPSAAPIIQEGKVVEKIVPAVTPAKIAEKISPTVTEGKVPVVTKEKVVEQAAPSVTEEIVSVSKEQEEVPVVAEEKVIEKIHPAMTEGKVPVVPQQEVVEKVAPSPTEEKVHVVTQERVIEQNAPQERVIEQNAPQERVIEQAAPQERVIEEVAPQERAIEQAVPQERAIEQAVPQERVIEQAVPQERVIEQAVPQERVIEQAVPQERVIEEAAPQERAIEQAVPQERVIEQVAPQERAIEQAAPQERAIEQAVPQERAIEEVAPQERAIEQAAPQERAIEQAVPQERAIEEVAPQERAIEQAVPQERAIEQAAPTATEEIVTVSKEKEEVPVVVTEEKVPVVTNQTVVEKISPTVTEGKVPVVTKEKVVEQAAPSVTEEIVSVSKEQEEVPVVAEEKNVTEKIHPAMTEGKVPVVPQQEAVEKVAPSPTEEKVNVVTQERAIEQNAPQERAIEEVVPQERAIEQAAPTATEEIVTVSKEKEEVPVVVTEEKVPVVTNQTVVEKITPSVTEEKVVTQRKVVEKGAPSVNESVVSIPKREEGVVERIAPVV is encoded by the exons ATGAACCTTTTCGTTGTCGGGACGATCCTCATCTGGGTGGGCTTGGGGCCCATTGTTGACAGTACCGGCGGTGTTGCGGGGCTCCCGGGGCTCCCGGAGGACAACCCGCGATGTGCCGCCCTGGTGGAGGCCGCAAAGGCCGAGTACCGGAGACTGTACGAGGCGGGACTGAAAGATGCACCAAATTTGATGGATCTGATACTGACAAGTTTGGGGATTGCTTCAAACGACACCTTTAAGACCACAGAAAGAAAAGTCTTCAATAATACCGATGAAACGGGACATGAAACCGGAAAAAAGACAGTCGTTGAGAAGACGACAGAGACTGACGTAGTACCCAACGGAACTGTATCAAAGACTTCCGAAACCACGGTCGACATAGATGAGGACGGTAAACAAAGTGGTGAAAAATCTGTGACCGAAAGAGAAACCATGACAGGACAGACTCCAAACAATGGGACCATAGCACAGACGGTGGACGTTAAGAAGGTAATGGACGAAGCGggtaatgaaataaaggaggaagttgtTGTTAAGAAGGAATTAATAGTACAACCTCCTACCAATACGACTGACGCAAATCTTATCGTTCCAAAAGTAGGGGCGGACGACAAAGGTAATAACGAAACCGAATTAAAACTTGGTGGCTCAGGAAAGAGCGATGGACTTCTGAAAGTAGAACGAactgaggaaataaaggagattatgcccggcaatataacgaatgaagttttagtaaaacagaaggaagaacaaCTTTCGCCACAGGAAAGCACCAAGGTGACatctgtggaaaggaagaatgttacagagaaggatgatggacttcagaaAGTTGAACGAactgaggaaataaaggagattatgcccggcaatataacgaatgaagttttagtaaaacagaaggaagaacaaCTTTCGCCACAGGAAAGCACTATTGTGACatctgtggaaaggaagaatgttacagaaaaggatgatggacttcagaaagtagaaagaacagaagaaataaaggagattatgcccggcaatataacgaatgaagttttAGTAAAGCAGAAGGACGAACAACTTTCTCCACAGGAAAGCACCAAGGTGACatctgtggaaaggaagaatgttacagaaaagggtgatggaaaagatgtcgagaaagaaactgtaattcaaaaagaagtcgaaaagaatgtgtgtgatagcgacatcaaagaggttcgtaacgaaaaacatcttaatgaaacaattgaagacttgaaacaccaagttgatgacgtgaaaaacaagattaaggaagaaaaagcaaaggctgAAGAAACAAATGCTACGCGTAGCCTATTCGAACCAAGTGCTGCCCCTATCATTCAAGAAGGTAAAGTCGTTGAAAAGATAGTCCCTGCTGTGACGCCGGCGAAGATTGCTGAAAAGATTTCCCCCACggtgacggaaggaaaagtccccgttgtgacaaaagagaaggttgttgagcaggctgccccttcggtgacagaggagatcgtaagtgtctctaaggagcaagaagaagtccctgttgtggCAGAagagaaggttattgaaaagattcaTCCTGCGatgacggaaggaaaagtcccggtagtccctcaacaggaggttgtCGAAAAAGTTGCCCCATCGCCGACAGAGGAAAAAGTTcatgttgtgacacaagaaagggttattgagcagaatgccccacaagaaagggttattgagcagaatgccccacaagaaagggttattgaacaggctgccccacaagaaagggttattgaagaggttgccccacaagaaagggctattgaacaggctgtcccacaagaaagggctattgaacaggctgtcccacaagaaagggttattgaacag gctgtcccacaagaaagggttattgaacaggctgtcccacaagaaagggttattgaacaggctgtcccacaagaaagggttattgaagag gctgccccacaagaaagggctattgaacaggctgtcccacaagaaagggttattgaacaggttgccccacaagaaagggctattgaacaggctgccccacaagaaagggctattgaacaggctgtcccacaagaaagggctattgaagaGGTTGctccacaagaaagggctattgaacaggctgccccacaagaaagggctattgaacaggctgtcccacaagaaagggctattgaagaggttgccccacaagaaagggctattgaacaggctgtcccacaagaaagggctattgaacaggctgcccctacggcgacagaagagattgtcactgtttctaaagagaaagaagaagtccctgttgttgtaacagaggaaaaggttcccgttgtgacaaatcagacaGTTGTTGAAAAGATTTCCCCCACggtgacggaaggaaaagtccccgttgtgacaaaagagaaggttgttgagcaggctgccccttcggtgacagaggagatcgtaagtgtctctaaggagcaagaagaagtccctgttgtggCAGAAGAGAAGAACGTTACTGAAAAGATTCACCCTGCGatgacggaaggaaaagtcccggtagtccctcaacaggaggcTGTTGAAAAAGTTGCCCCATCGCCGACAGAGGAAAAAGTTaatgttgtgacacaagaaagggctattgagcagaatgccccacaagaaagggctattgaagaggttgtcccacaagaaagggctattgaacaggctgcccctacggcgacagaagagattgtcactgtttctaaagagaaagaagaagtccctgttgttgtaacagaggaaaaggttcccgttgtgacaaatcagacagttgttgaaaagattactccttccgtaacGGAAGAAAAAGTTGTCACTCAACGGAAGGTTGTTGAGAAGGGTGCCCCCTCTGTCAACGAAAGCGTAGTTTCCATtccaaagagggaggaaggagtagttGAAAGAATTGCTCCTGTTGTATAG
- the LOC127009361 gene encoding titin-like isoform X13 encodes MNLFVVGTILIWVGLGPIVDSTGGVAGLPGLPEDNPRCAALVEAAKAEYRRLYEAGLKDAPNLMDLILTSLGIASNDTFKTTERKVFNNTDETGHETGKKTVVEKTTETDVVPNGTVSKTSETTVDIDEDGKQSGEKSVTERETMTGQTPNNGTIAQTVDVKKVMDEAGNEIKEEVVVKKELIVQPPTNTTDANLIVPKVGADDKGNNETELKLGGSGKSDGLLKVERTEEIKEIMPGNITNEVLVKQKEEQLSPQESTKVTSVERKNVTEKDDGLQKVERTEEIKEIMPGNITNEVLVKQKEEQLSPQESTIVTSVERKNVTEKDDGLQKVERTEEIKEIMPGNITNEVLVKQKDEQLSPQESTKVTSVERKNVTEKGDGKDVEKETVIQKEVEKNVCDSDIKEVRNEKHLNETIEDLKHQVDDVKNKIKEEKAKAEETNATRSLFEPSAAPIIQEGKVVEKIVPAVTPAKIAEKISPTVTEGKVPVVTKEKVVEQAAPSVTEEIVSVSKEQEEVPVVAEEKVIEKIHPAMTEGKVPVVPQQEVVEKVAPSPTEEKVHVVTQERVIEQNAPQERVIEQNAPQERVIEQAAPQERVIEEVAPQERAIEQAVPQERAIEQAVPQERVIEQAVPQERVIEQAVPQERVIEEAAPQERAIEQAVPQERVIEQVAPQERAIEQAAPQERAIEQAVPQERAIEEVAPQERAIEQAAPQERAIEQAVPQERAIEEVAPQERAIEQAVPQERAIEQAAPTATEEIVTVSKEKEEVPVVVTEEKVPVVTNQTVVEKISPTVTEGKVPVVTKEKVVEQAAPSVTEEIVSVSKEQEEVPVVAEEKNVTEKIHPAMTEGKVPVVPQQEAVEKVAPSPTEEKVNVVTQERAIEQNAPQERAIEEVVPQERAIEQAAPTATEEIVTVSKEKEEVPVVVTEEKVPVVTNQTVVEKITPSVTEEKVVTQRKVVEKGAPSVNESVVSIPKREEGVVERIAPVV; translated from the exons ATGAACCTTTTCGTTGTCGGGACGATCCTCATCTGGGTGGGCTTGGGGCCCATTGTTGACAGTACCGGCGGTGTTGCGGGGCTCCCGGGGCTCCCGGAGGACAACCCGCGATGTGCCGCCCTGGTGGAGGCCGCAAAGGCCGAGTACCGGAGACTGTACGAGGCGGGACTGAAAGATGCACCAAATTTGATGGATCTGATACTGACAAGTTTGGGGATTGCTTCAAACGACACCTTTAAGACCACAGAAAGAAAAGTCTTCAATAATACCGATGAAACGGGACATGAAACCGGAAAAAAGACAGTCGTTGAGAAGACGACAGAGACTGACGTAGTACCCAACGGAACTGTATCAAAGACTTCCGAAACCACGGTCGACATAGATGAGGACGGTAAACAAAGTGGTGAAAAATCTGTGACCGAAAGAGAAACCATGACAGGACAGACTCCAAACAATGGGACCATAGCACAGACGGTGGACGTTAAGAAGGTAATGGACGAAGCGggtaatgaaataaaggaggaagttgtTGTTAAGAAGGAATTAATAGTACAACCTCCTACCAATACGACTGACGCAAATCTTATCGTTCCAAAAGTAGGGGCGGACGACAAAGGTAATAACGAAACCGAATTAAAACTTGGTGGCTCAGGAAAGAGCGATGGACTTCTGAAAGTAGAACGAactgaggaaataaaggagattatgcccggcaatataacgaatgaagttttagtaaaacagaaggaagaacaaCTTTCGCCACAGGAAAGCACCAAGGTGACatctgtggaaaggaagaatgttacagagaaggatgatggacttcagaaAGTTGAACGAactgaggaaataaaggagattatgcccggcaatataacgaatgaagttttagtaaaacagaaggaagaacaaCTTTCGCCACAGGAAAGCACTATTGTGACatctgtggaaaggaagaatgttacagaaaaggatgatggacttcagaaagtagaaagaacagaagaaataaaggagattatgcccggcaatataacgaatgaagttttAGTAAAGCAGAAGGACGAACAACTTTCTCCACAGGAAAGCACCAAGGTGACatctgtggaaaggaagaatgttacagaaaagggtgatggaaaagatgtcgagaaagaaactgtaattcaaaaagaagtcgaaaagaatgtgtgtgatagcgacatcaaagaggttcgtaacgaaaaacatcttaatgaaacaattgaagacttgaaacaccaagttgatgacgtgaaaaacaagattaaggaagaaaaagcaaaggctgAAGAAACAAATGCTACGCGTAGCCTATTCGAACCAAGTGCTGCCCCTATCATTCAAGAAGGTAAAGTCGTTGAAAAGATAGTCCCTGCTGTGACGCCGGCGAAGATTGCTGAAAAGATTTCCCCCACggtgacggaaggaaaagtccccgttgtgacaaaagagaaggttgttgagcaggctgccccttcggtgacagaggagatcgtaagtgtctctaaggagcaagaagaagtccctgttgtggCAGAagagaaggttattgaaaagattcaTCCTGCGatgacggaaggaaaagtcccggtagtccctcaacaggaggttgtCGAAAAAGTTGCCCCATCGCCGACAGAGGAAAAAGTTcatgttgtgacacaagaaagggttattgagcagaatgccccacaagaaagggttattgagcagaatgccccacaagaaagggttattgaacaggctgccccacaagaaagggttattgaagaggttgccccacaagaaagggctattgaacaggctgtcccacaagaaagggctattgaacaggctgtcccacaagaaagggttattgaacag gctgtcccacaagaaagggttattgaacaggctgtcccacaagaaagggttattgaagag gctgccccacaagaaagggctattgaacaggctgtcccacaagaaagggttattgaacaggttgccccacaagaaagggctattgaacaggctgccccacaagaaagggctattgaacaggctgtcccacaagaaagggctattgaagaGGTTGctccacaagaaagggctattgaacaggctgccccacaagaaagggctattgaacaggctgtcccacaagaaagggctattgaagaggttgccccacaagaaagggctattgaacaggctgtcccacaagaaagggctattgaacaggctgcccctacggcgacagaagagattgtcactgtttctaaagagaaagaagaagtccctgttgttgtaacagaggaaaaggttcccgttgtgacaaatcagacaGTTGTTGAAAAGATTTCCCCCACggtgacggaaggaaaagtccccgttgtgacaaaagagaaggttgttgagcaggctgccccttcggtgacagaggagatcgtaagtgtctctaaggagcaagaagaagtccctgttgtggCAGAAGAGAAGAACGTTACTGAAAAGATTCACCCTGCGatgacggaaggaaaagtcccggtagtccctcaacaggaggcTGTTGAAAAAGTTGCCCCATCGCCGACAGAGGAAAAAGTTaatgttgtgacacaagaaagggctattgagcagaatgccccacaagaaagggctattgaagaggttgtcccacaagaaagggctattgaacaggctgcccctacggcgacagaagagattgtcactgtttctaaagagaaagaagaagtccctgttgttgtaacagaggaaaaggttcccgttgtgacaaatcagacagttgttgaaaagattactccttccgtaacGGAAGAAAAAGTTGTCACTCAACGGAAGGTTGTTGAGAAGGGTGCCCCCTCTGTCAACGAAAGCGTAGTTTCCATtccaaagagggaggaaggagtagttGAAAGAATTGCTCCTGTTGTATAG
- the LOC127009361 gene encoding titin-like isoform X3, which translates to MNLFVVGTILIWVGLGPIVDSTGGVAGLPGLPEDNPRCAALVEAAKAEYRRLYEAGLKDAPNLMDLILTSLGIASNDTFKTTERKVFNNTDETGHETGKKTVVEKTTETDVVPNGTVSKTSETTVDIDEDGKQSGEKSVTERETMTGQTPNNGTIAQTVDVKKVMDEAGNEIKEEVVVKKELIVQPPTNTTDANLIVPKVGADDKGNNETELKLGGSGKSDGLLKVERTEEIKEIMPGNITNEVLVKQKEEQLSPQESTKVTSVERKNVTEKDDGLQKVERTEEIKEIMPGNITNEVLVKQKEEQLSPQESTIVTSVERKNVTEKDDGLQKVERTEEIKEIMPGNITNEVLVKQKDEQLSPQESTKVTSVERKNVTEKGDGKDVEKETVIQKEVEKNVCDSDIKEVRNEKHLNETIEDLKHQVDDVKNKIKEEKAKAEETNATRSLFEPSAAPIIQEGKVVEKIVPAVTPAKIAEKISPTVTEGKVPVVTKEKVVEQAAPSVTEEIVSVSKEQEEVPVVAEEKVIEKIHPAMTEGKVPVVPQQEVVEKVAPSPTEEKVHVVTQERVIEQNAPQERVIEQNAPQERVIEQAAPQERVIEEVAPQERAIEQAVPQERAIEQAVPQERVIEQVAPQERVIEQAVPQERVIEQAVPQERVIEQAVPQERVIEEAAPQERAIEQAVPQERVIEQVAPQERAIEQAAPQERAIEQAVPQERAIEEVAPQERAIEQAAPQERAIEQAVPQERAIEEVAPQERAIEQAVPQERAIEQAAPTATEEIVTVSKEKEEVPVVVTEEKVPVVTNQTVVEKISPTVTEGKVPVVTKEKVVEQAAPSVTEEIVSVSKEQEEVPVVAEEKNVTEKIHPAMTEGKVPVVPQQEAVEKVAPSPTEEKVNVVTQERAIEQNAPQERAIEEVVPQERAIEQAAPTATEEIVTVSKEKEEVPVVVTEEKVPVVTNQTVVEKITPSVTEEKVVTQRKVVEKGAPSVNESVVSIPKREEGVVERIAPVV; encoded by the exons ATGAACCTTTTCGTTGTCGGGACGATCCTCATCTGGGTGGGCTTGGGGCCCATTGTTGACAGTACCGGCGGTGTTGCGGGGCTCCCGGGGCTCCCGGAGGACAACCCGCGATGTGCCGCCCTGGTGGAGGCCGCAAAGGCCGAGTACCGGAGACTGTACGAGGCGGGACTGAAAGATGCACCAAATTTGATGGATCTGATACTGACAAGTTTGGGGATTGCTTCAAACGACACCTTTAAGACCACAGAAAGAAAAGTCTTCAATAATACCGATGAAACGGGACATGAAACCGGAAAAAAGACAGTCGTTGAGAAGACGACAGAGACTGACGTAGTACCCAACGGAACTGTATCAAAGACTTCCGAAACCACGGTCGACATAGATGAGGACGGTAAACAAAGTGGTGAAAAATCTGTGACCGAAAGAGAAACCATGACAGGACAGACTCCAAACAATGGGACCATAGCACAGACGGTGGACGTTAAGAAGGTAATGGACGAAGCGggtaatgaaataaaggaggaagttgtTGTTAAGAAGGAATTAATAGTACAACCTCCTACCAATACGACTGACGCAAATCTTATCGTTCCAAAAGTAGGGGCGGACGACAAAGGTAATAACGAAACCGAATTAAAACTTGGTGGCTCAGGAAAGAGCGATGGACTTCTGAAAGTAGAACGAactgaggaaataaaggagattatgcccggcaatataacgaatgaagttttagtaaaacagaaggaagaacaaCTTTCGCCACAGGAAAGCACCAAGGTGACatctgtggaaaggaagaatgttacagagaaggatgatggacttcagaaAGTTGAACGAactgaggaaataaaggagattatgcccggcaatataacgaatgaagttttagtaaaacagaaggaagaacaaCTTTCGCCACAGGAAAGCACTATTGTGACatctgtggaaaggaagaatgttacagaaaaggatgatggacttcagaaagtagaaagaacagaagaaataaaggagattatgcccggcaatataacgaatgaagttttAGTAAAGCAGAAGGACGAACAACTTTCTCCACAGGAAAGCACCAAGGTGACatctgtggaaaggaagaatgttacagaaaagggtgatggaaaagatgtcgagaaagaaactgtaattcaaaaagaagtcgaaaagaatgtgtgtgatagcgacatcaaagaggttcgtaacgaaaaacatcttaatgaaacaattgaagacttgaaacaccaagttgatgacgtgaaaaacaagattaaggaagaaaaagcaaaggctgAAGAAACAAATGCTACGCGTAGCCTATTCGAACCAAGTGCTGCCCCTATCATTCAAGAAGGTAAAGTCGTTGAAAAGATAGTCCCTGCTGTGACGCCGGCGAAGATTGCTGAAAAGATTTCCCCCACggtgacggaaggaaaagtccccgttgtgacaaaagagaaggttgttgagcaggctgccccttcggtgacagaggagatcgtaagtgtctctaaggagcaagaagaagtccctgttgtggCAGAagagaaggttattgaaaagattcaTCCTGCGatgacggaaggaaaagtcccggtagtccctcaacaggaggttgtCGAAAAAGTTGCCCCATCGCCGACAGAGGAAAAAGTTcatgttgtgacacaagaaagggttattgagcagaatgccccacaagaaagggttattgagcagaatgccccacaagaaagggttattgaacaggctgccccacaagaaagggttattgaagaggttgccccacaagaaagggctattgaacaggctgtcccacaagaaagggctattgaacaggctgtcccacaagaaagggttattgaacaggttgccccacaagaaagggttattgaacaggctgtcccacaagaaagggttattgaacaggctgtcccacaagaaagggttattgaacaggctgtcccacaagaaagggttattgaagag gctgccccacaagaaagggctattgaacaggctgtcccacaagaaagggttattgaacaggttgccccacaagaaagggctattgaacaggctgccccacaagaaagggctattgaacaggctgtcccacaagaaagggctattgaagaGGTTGctccacaagaaagggctattgaacaggctgccccacaagaaagggctattgaacaggctgtcccacaagaaagggctattgaagaggttgccccacaagaaagggctattgaacaggctgtcccacaagaaagggctattgaacaggctgcccctacggcgacagaagagattgtcactgtttctaaagagaaagaagaagtccctgttgttgtaacagaggaaaaggttcccgttgtgacaaatcagacaGTTGTTGAAAAGATTTCCCCCACggtgacggaaggaaaagtccccgttgtgacaaaagagaaggttgttgagcaggctgccccttcggtgacagaggagatcgtaagtgtctctaaggagcaagaagaagtccctgttgtggCAGAAGAGAAGAACGTTACTGAAAAGATTCACCCTGCGatgacggaaggaaaagtcccggtagtccctcaacaggaggcTGTTGAAAAAGTTGCCCCATCGCCGACAGAGGAAAAAGTTaatgttgtgacacaagaaagggctattgagcagaatgccccacaagaaagggctattgaagaggttgtcccacaagaaagggctattgaacaggctgcccctacggcgacagaagagattgtcactgtttctaaagagaaagaagaagtccctgttgttgtaacagaggaaaaggttcccgttgtgacaaatcagacagttgttgaaaagattactccttccgtaacGGAAGAAAAAGTTGTCACTCAACGGAAGGTTGTTGAGAAGGGTGCCCCCTCTGTCAACGAAAGCGTAGTTTCCATtccaaagagggaggaaggagtagttGAAAGAATTGCTCCTGTTGTATAG